One window of the Lysobacter sp. S4-A87 genome contains the following:
- the rnt gene encoding ribonuclease T: MTDAGSPPKTPDAPAHPTLANRFRGFLPVVVDVETGGFDWNRHALLEIAVAPIDLDANGLLVVGEITSSHVVPATGTEIDPKSLEITGIDIDHPFRNALPERAALETVFAPVRAAAKKHGCQRAILVGHNAHFDLNFLNAAVARSGHKRNPFHPFSVFDTVTLAGVAYGQTVLARAVQAAGFDWNGEEAHSAVYDTERTAQLFCKIVNAWPTPLPAVSPPAPASA, translated from the coding sequence ATGACCGATGCTGGCTCCCCCCCCAAAACCCCCGACGCCCCCGCCCATCCGACGCTCGCGAACCGCTTCCGCGGCTTCCTGCCGGTCGTGGTGGACGTCGAAACCGGTGGCTTCGACTGGAACCGGCATGCGCTGCTCGAGATCGCGGTGGCCCCGATCGACCTCGATGCCAATGGCCTGCTGGTGGTCGGCGAGATCACCAGCAGCCATGTCGTGCCCGCGACGGGAACGGAGATCGACCCGAAGTCGCTGGAGATCACCGGCATCGACATCGACCATCCGTTCCGCAATGCACTGCCCGAGCGCGCCGCGCTCGAGACAGTGTTTGCGCCGGTGCGCGCGGCGGCGAAGAAGCACGGCTGCCAGCGCGCAATCCTGGTCGGCCACAACGCCCACTTCGACCTGAACTTCCTCAATGCCGCGGTCGCGCGCAGCGGGCACAAGCGCAACCCGTTCCATCCTTTCAGCGTGTTCGACACGGTGACGCTGGCCGGTGTCGCCTACGGCCAGACCGTGCTGGCACGTGCCGTGCAGGCCGCCGGCTTCGACTGGAACGGCGAAGAGGCGCACTCGGCGGTGTACGACACCGAGCGCACCGCGCAGCTGTTCTGCAAGATCGTCAACGC
- a CDS encoding DoxX family protein encodes MFDSKYGLTTWRNRLEGMGAWVAPLGLRLVLAWEFFEAGREKLRGENWFGQIMEAFPFPFDRIPADLSWTMATWFELIGGIALLIGMCTRFFAASLFVLTVVAIAAVHWPTDWMGLAQLAQGYAISDAGAGNYKLPLIFLVMLVPLIFHGGGRLSIDVLAARLAAMPSPKPHDDAVGWGVVLLLSGPVVAMLLPLPGALIAAAGPLLLLARRWLR; translated from the coding sequence ATGTTCGACAGCAAGTACGGCCTGACCACCTGGCGCAACCGTCTGGAAGGCATGGGCGCCTGGGTCGCCCCCCTCGGCCTGCGCCTGGTCCTGGCCTGGGAGTTCTTTGAAGCCGGTCGCGAGAAACTGCGCGGCGAGAACTGGTTCGGGCAGATCATGGAGGCGTTTCCGTTCCCGTTCGACCGGATACCGGCCGATCTGAGCTGGACGATGGCGACCTGGTTCGAACTTATCGGCGGCATCGCACTGCTGATCGGGATGTGCACGCGATTCTTCGCCGCCTCGCTGTTCGTGCTGACGGTGGTGGCGATTGCCGCAGTGCATTGGCCGACCGACTGGATGGGCCTGGCGCAACTGGCCCAGGGCTATGCGATCAGCGATGCCGGCGCTGGCAACTACAAGCTGCCGCTGATTTTCCTGGTGATGCTGGTTCCGCTGATCTTCCACGGCGGCGGCCGGTTGAGCATCGATGTGCTGGCGGCGCGACTGGCGGCGATGCCGTCGCCGAAACCGCACGATGACGCCGTCGGCTGGGGCGTTGTCCTGCTGCTGAGCGGCCCGGTCGTGGCGATGCTGCTGCCGTTGCCGGGGGCGCTGATTGCCGCGGCCGGTCCGTTGCTGCTGCTGGCCCGGCGCTGGCTACGCTGA
- a CDS encoding putative DNA-binding domain-containing protein — protein MAEAPDRLRAQQFALTRHLRDPQASPAPEGFEDRRLAIYRELLFNNIEGLLSGNFPVICKLLGEDAWKALVRDFYRDHRCHTPLFPEIAREFLRYLELRSEGGRAQGNQAGDPPFLQELAHYEWVELALQIAEVDDDTGADPDGSLLDGAPALSPLAWPLAYAWPVHRIGPEFQPDQPPAAPTLLLLRRDDDGTVRFSELSPLAFRLVQRLGESPQLDGRQHLQALAAEAGSSDIVAFVEQGAALLEQMRGNGVVLGVRRANPSA, from the coding sequence ATGGCTGAGGCTCCCGATCGCCTGCGCGCGCAGCAGTTCGCGCTGACCCGGCACCTGCGCGACCCGCAGGCGAGCCCGGCGCCGGAAGGCTTCGAGGATCGCCGCCTGGCGATCTACCGCGAGCTGCTGTTCAACAACATCGAAGGCCTGTTGTCCGGCAACTTCCCGGTCATCTGCAAGCTTCTCGGTGAGGATGCCTGGAAGGCCCTGGTGCGCGATTTCTACCGCGACCACCGTTGCCACACGCCACTGTTTCCCGAGATCGCGCGCGAGTTCCTGCGCTACCTGGAATTGCGCTCTGAAGGCGGCCGCGCTCAAGGCAACCAGGCCGGCGATCCGCCGTTCCTGCAGGAACTGGCGCACTACGAATGGGTCGAACTGGCCCTGCAGATCGCCGAGGTCGACGACGATACCGGTGCCGACCCCGACGGCAGCCTGCTCGACGGCGCGCCCGCACTTTCCCCGCTGGCCTGGCCACTGGCCTACGCCTGGCCGGTGCACCGCATCGGTCCGGAATTCCAGCCCGACCAACCTCCCGCAGCACCTACCCTGCTGCTGCTTCGTCGCGACGACGACGGCACGGTGCGGTTCTCCGAACTCAGTCCGCTGGCCTTCCGTCTCGTCCAGCGCCTGGGCGAGTCACCGCAGCTCGATGGCCGCCAGCACCTTCAGGCGCTGGCCGCCGAAGCCGGCAGCAGCGATATCGTTGCGTTCGTCGAACAGGGCGCCGCGTTGCTGGAGCAGATGCGCGGCAACGGTGTCGTGCTTGGCGTTCGTCGCGCGAATCCATCGGCCTGA
- a CDS encoding DUF692 domain-containing protein, with translation MTADGIVQLDPGAAGLGLRRALLGPLQAAAPGDFDFLECAPENWIGVGGRFGEALQDLTSRHALVCHGLSLSLGGVAPLDETFLHRVRRFLDLHRVPLYSEHLSYCSDDGHLYDLLPIPFTEEAVHHVASRIRQTQDIVGRRIAVENVSYYAPAPADRDQPALSEIDFINAVLAEADCDLLLDVNNIYVNAINHRYDASEFLAALPRERIAYIHVAGHYDEADDLKVDTHGAAVKDAVWSLLGEAYRVHGLRPTLLERDFNFPPYAELVGELATIRKVMDDVSPPHARRAHG, from the coding sequence ATGACCGCGGACGGCATCGTCCAGCTTGATCCTGGTGCCGCCGGCCTCGGCTTGCGGCGGGCCCTTCTGGGCCCGCTGCAGGCGGCCGCGCCCGGCGACTTCGACTTCCTCGAATGCGCGCCGGAAAACTGGATCGGTGTCGGCGGAAGATTCGGTGAAGCGCTCCAGGACCTCACCTCCCGCCATGCGCTGGTCTGCCACGGCCTGTCGCTGTCGCTCGGCGGCGTGGCACCGCTCGACGAGACCTTCCTGCATCGCGTACGCCGTTTCCTCGACCTGCACCGCGTGCCGCTCTACAGCGAGCACTTGAGCTATTGCAGCGACGATGGCCACCTTTATGACCTGCTGCCGATTCCGTTCACCGAGGAAGCGGTGCACCACGTCGCCTCGCGCATCCGCCAGACCCAGGACATCGTCGGCCGCCGCATCGCGGTCGAGAACGTCTCCTACTACGCCCCCGCCCCGGCCGATCGCGACCAGCCGGCGCTGAGCGAGATCGACTTCATCAATGCCGTCCTGGCCGAGGCCGATTGCGACCTCCTCCTCGACGTCAACAACATCTACGTCAACGCGATCAACCACCGCTACGACGCCAGTGAATTCCTCGCCGCGCTGCCGCGCGAACGCATCGCCTACATCCACGTCGCCGGCCACTACGACGAAGCCGACGACCTCAAGGTCGACACCCATGGCGCCGCGGTCAAGGACGCGGTCTGGTCGCTGCTCGGCGAGGCCTACCGGGTGCACGGATTGCGCCCGACGCTGCTCGAGCGCGACTTCAACTTTCCGCCCTACGCCGAACTGGTCGGCGAACTGGCCACCATCCGCAAGGTGATGGACGACGTGTCGCCACCGCACGCCAGGCGCGCGCATGGCTGA
- a CDS encoding sigma-70 family RNA polymerase sigma factor, translated as MKHLMANGELEAARMGDSFALERVLRRSRQDLRRYAEFHCVINDVEDAVQESLITVSRKLCDLRTLECFTSWAFRIVKRECNRLKRGRRWITGDAITEEIMPVVTPEPAEWRHDVAAALESLPAHYREVVLLRDLEGLTIAEIADHLALTSEAVKSRLHRARALARDYLSQ; from the coding sequence ATGAAGCACCTTATGGCCAATGGCGAGCTGGAAGCGGCGCGCATGGGCGACTCGTTCGCGCTCGAGCGCGTGCTGCGCCGTTCACGCCAGGACCTGCGCCGCTATGCCGAATTCCATTGCGTCATCAACGATGTCGAAGACGCCGTGCAAGAAAGCCTGATAACGGTTTCACGCAAGCTCTGCGACCTGCGCACGCTCGAATGCTTCACTTCATGGGCGTTCCGCATCGTCAAGCGCGAGTGCAACCGGCTCAAACGCGGTCGGCGCTGGATCACCGGCGACGCCATCACCGAGGAGATCATGCCGGTAGTCACGCCTGAGCCAGCCGAGTGGCGTCACGATGTTGCCGCAGCGCTGGAATCCTTGCCCGCCCACTACCGGGAAGTGGTACTACTGCGCGACCTGGAGGGACTTACCATCGCCGAGATTGCCGACCACCTCGCACTAACAAGCGAAGCCGTCAAATCGCGACTGCATCGCGCACGCGCACTGGCACGCGATTACCTCAGCCAGTGA